A window of Rosa rugosa chromosome 7, drRosRugo1.1, whole genome shotgun sequence genomic DNA:
GACATTACTGTTCACAATGAAGATTTGGAAGGTATTCCCCAATGTGTTATGAGCACTTTCGCTTCCTGTAAATAGGAAATAGAGTGTTTGTGTGCATGAGTCATGAGTGTGTTGCTTTTTCTCTGGATTTATACTGCTGTGTCTTACCCTGATTCTGAATGGTAAATGCAGCTGATCGGAGAAGGCTATTGTTGCGTGGGCTGACCCTATCCTTACCTGAAATTTTGCCTCTATTATACAACGTATGCATGACTCCTTAACTTTACTTGAAGTTGCATATGATGGCATTATCATAATGATTTAATCATGTCACGCAGTTACTAGAGAGGCATTTTGGAGCTGCCATGAGTGAAGCCGGGAAACAACAAGTGGACCTTGCAAAACAACATGCATCTGCAGTAACAGCTACTTTAAATGCTGTTAATGCATATTCTGAATGGGCTCCATTGCCTGATCTTGCTAAATATGGTATAATTCATGGGTATGGTATCCTTCTTTGAAGTTTTGCTGAATCTGATTTGAAACCAATGCATGTCTCTGTTTcttatgctctctctctctctctctctctctctctctctctctctctctctgtacaGGTGTGGTTTCTTACTTTCTTCACCTGACTTCCGTCTTCATGCTTGTGAGTTTTTCAAACTTGTTTCCCCAAGGTAGGCAATGTATTCTTTCAATAGCTTGTTCAATGTTATATATTGTTATAAAATATGCTTTTGCCTCTTGTTAGTACATTTCATTGACAGTTGTGTTACTCTGAATGATGACTTGCAGAAAGAGACATGTTGATACATCGACTCCTGAATTTGATTCTGCAATGAGTACTGTCTTTCATATTTTAATGAATGCCTCCAAAGAATTTTTGTACAGCTCTGGCGTCAATGCTGGGGTGATTGATGAAAGCAATATTGAATTTGCGGAATATTTATGTGAAAGTATGGTGTCTTTGGGTTCAACAAACTTGCAATGTATCGTGGGTGATAGCACCACATTACCTCTTTATTTACAACAGGTAAGTGGAATTATTAGCATATGTGTATGTTTTATGCGTGGGACACTGGGATGATATGTTTTGGTGGGCTTTAGAAATATATTGTGAACTCCACAGAATGAAGCATTATTGTATGACTTATTTTGCAGTCATATGATATTATGACAAGGTactaagggaaaaaaaaattcatttcgcTAATGCATGTGCTGAAATTGGGTTAAGGCTATAAGGCATAAGGTTCTCTACCGGCTATACTGGAGCCTGCTTAACGATATCTCTGTTTGTTAATTATTTTTCACTCATGAGGCACATATCTGTCTGAACTTACTCATCCTGCTAAAATGTTTTAATATAAGTATAGATGGTTATCAGGATGTGAATCTGTGTGCATGTTACCTGTCTTCATAATGCATATAGCTTCACCTTAACTCAGGGCACTTTTGCATATTCACCAACAATTTCCAAAATCTAGGTTTAATCAGTTTATACGTGATTTGTAGACATACATCTGAGACGTAACTTTTTCATTGGAGCAACTATTACTTGTTATTTGATTATTGACTGCAgctcaacttttttttttcttcagatgCTCGGGTTTTTTCAACATCATAAGAATATTACTTGTTAATAATCGATTATTGAAATGCAACTcaacttctttcttttttttgttctcaGATGCTCGGGTTTTTTCAACATCATAAGCTAGTTCTTCATTTTCAATCTCTCCATTTTTGGCTGGTATGGATTCAATTTCCAGTTGTTATTATAGTGTGTCAATAATAGATATATGCCACACATTGCCGTCTTTGATCATCTTTCATGTTCAGGCACTTATGAGAGACTTAATGTCTAAGCCACCTAAGTCAAAGGTGGCTGCACACTCATCAGCTGATGGTTCTGACCAGGCTGATAAGGAAAAGCAGAAGATTTTGAGTTTTGTGAACGATGACATATGTAGTGCACTTCTGGATGTATCTTTCCAACGATTGCTCAAGAGAGAAAAGATTCTTCATGGAACATCAATCTCTTTGGGGTCATTGGAGTTATGGAGTGATGATGTTGACAGCAAAGGAACTTTCGGCCAGTATCGCTCAAAGCTGGTAAGTATTTCTTAGCTATGAACTCAGATATGTTTGCTTTTTCTATCTTAGCTCAGGTTTCTTTCAACTGAGAAAGCATCAAAGTTCATTCAACATGTTTGATTTCTAGTAGGATTTATTGATGGATAGGTCCATTCTTTTAACTCATCTCTGTCATGTTTTCTGTTGTCTTGCACTATATCGAGACTGATTTCTTTGTTCAGGTTTGTTTATTGTTGGTCAGTTAAAGTGGGATGAGATTATTTTATTCATCTTTCTAGTTGTGGCTATAAGAGTAGTTCAGTTGGCCTTCCTTGACCTGCATTGTTTAAAATGTTTGTCCGCTGATGTATGATCCTTTTGCAGTTAGAACTGATCAAGTTTGTTACCTCATACAAGCCTGTTATAGCTGGTGCTAAGGTTTCTGAAAGAATTGATACAATCATTAAAAGCCTCTTGCTTTCTCCAATGCCTGCTCAGGTTTCATGACAAGCATTTTCTCAATTCCATTTTCCATCTTCGGACCTGTCAGCTTTTCATTATCTCTTGTATTGATGGTCTTAAATAAAATTGCAGGACTTAGCTGTGATGGAAAGCATGCAGTCGGCTCTTGAAAATGTTGTAAGCACTATTTTTGATAGATCAAATGAAATTGGTGGGGGCCATTCTGAAGTTCAACTAGGACTATGCAGAATATTCGAAGGTTTGGAAACTTCTTTATATCTTGCTGGAGCTTTAGATTTCATATCTTGGGATTTCTTAACAAGCCTAGTTACTGGTCTTGTAGGTTTGCTTCAGCAACTTCTCTCTTTGAAGTGGACTGAGCCAGTCCTTGTGGAAGTACTTGGTCACTACTTGGATGCAATGGGTCCATTTTTGAACTATTTCCCAGATGCAGCAGGCAGCGTCATCAATAAACTATTTGAGCTCCTAAACTCACTCCCTTTTGCTGTTAAGGTAAATTTCAGTTGTTTTTGACAATTTGCTATTCAATGTATTTTAGTGAATCTTAGACAGCAAGTTATGTTTGGCAGGATCCATCTACAAGTAGTGCACGATATGCAAGGTTGCAAATTTGTACATCGTTTATTCGTGTAGCAAAAACTGCTGACAAAAGTATTCTTCCTCACATGAAGGTAACTTCCGTTTGTTGGATGCCTATGTTAGTATGGTACTTCCTGTGTACAAGTGTTGTCATACATTATATATTATGCTTTGTAGTATAGAAGACAAAATTTTAGTTTAAACACATGAGGTGACTGGTTTATTGGATGCGTACAAACCTGTACTTCCTGCGTACAAGAATGGTTATACATAAGACCTTATCATATACCAGTagtataaaaagacaaaattctTAAGTTTAGACAATATGCATAAGTGGCTTAGAATGTCGTAAACTATATTTCAAATAGTGTAACTCTGCCAGATCAACATAACAATTGCTAGAATTGACATATTATGCACATCCTCTGCATCATTATGTTGTGTTGAGGAGAATAACTGGGGATGCAAGTTGACAAATTACTTTTGACCAATAATTGATACTTTTATATGCTACCCTTCTAAAGTTGTAGACATTATGCATTTTGACAAATTACTCGTTCAAACAATGATACTTTAAAGGTGTAAACATCCAAGGTTAtgaggaaaaacaaaaattagtcTGTAAATACATAGCCGCACTGAAGCCCATTTTATAGAACCCACAAGCTTAGTTCTTGAATTATCATTCAGTCGTTCACCTTGTTGGATGGTGTTTTATGCAGGGTATAGCTGATACCATGGCATATTTGCAAAAGGAAGGTCGTTTACTTCGTGGTGAACATAATCTTCTAGGCGAAGCATTTCTTGTCATGGCTTCTGCTGCTGGGTAATGATTCTCTTCTATGGCTTATATGGGTTCGCCCTGTATTTTTGTTGACAACTGAGTTGATAATTGAACACTTAAACATCTTTGGTGCAGATTTCAACAGCAGCAAGAAGTTTTGGCCTGGTTACTAGAACCCTTGAGCCAGCAATGGGTACAGATAGAGTGGCAAAATAATTATTTATCTGAACCACTGGGTCTTGTTCGTTTGTGCATGGAGACCCCAACTATGTGGTCAGTTTTCCACTGTATCACATTCTTTGAGAAGGCACTTAAGAGAAGTGGAACCCGGAAAACACATTTGAGTTCACAAAACAACTCAGCCGCAAGTTCTACTCCCTTGCATCCTATGGCTTCTCATCTATCATGGATGCTGCCACCTCTTCCCAAAGTATGCGTTTTGCTTCTGAAAATTAGTCATTTAAAATTCTTGATTCCTATTTCTTCTGAATATGATACAGTTATGCCAATTTTCTTATGTTAACATGTgttcacatatatataatttatctATGTTGTTGATCTGCAGCTTCTTCGTGCCATACATTCCCTTTGGTCTCCATCTGTATCTCAAACTCTACCTGGAGAAATGAAAGCTGCAATGACCATGAGCGATGTTGAGCAATACAGTCTTCTTGGTGAAGGAAACCCTAAATTGTCAAAGGGTACATTAACCTCTGGTCCTGGATCTCTTGTCACCATGAGTAAGGAAGGATATACAGAGCCAAATGAATCGGATATACGAAATTGGATGAAAGGGATCAGAGACAGTGGGTACGTCATCCTGCATTTGAGTTGGTTGTGAACTTTTTTCTTTAATATGCATCCTGGTAATGTTTCTAATAGAAAATGGAGTGGAGGGAAATGCTTTAAAATGAGGAATGCTCCTTTCTGTGGTGCATGGACATGGACATTAACCCCAAATAGCATTACGTGATAATAACAAACTGTTTCCTAACCGAAGATAGGATTATCTTTTTCATATTTACTCAGAGAAATTAAGCTGTACAGTGTCAAGCTTTCTTTTGTTTAAACAAAAGGTAAAATATTTTCGTAGCTGTTCAGAGTTAAACATTCATTGGTTGTCATTTAGACAGTGGGTATCCACTCCGGACAGCATGTTATTTTTGCTAGAAATTTTTTTATGGAATAAAGTTCGCTCTCAGATTGAACAAGTTTTATATAACACTGTAGAATTTGTTATCTATTACTGTCAGGATAATTATATTGAAAATGTTCATTGATTAGTCTAGATTCCAGAAGGTAGTATAGAATACCCTTCTACTTTGGCTTAGAAATCCTTTGAGAAAGTTTCTCTATGTTGATTAATCATCCATGTGGAGTTTTTCTTGTTTAGTGCTAACATGTTTGTGACTTTAGGTACAATGTATTGGGCCTGGCAACCACTGTCGGGGACACATTCTACAAATGTTTGGACAGTCATTCTGTTGCTCTAGCTTTGGTAGAGAATATACAGTCAATGGAATTCAGGCATATAAGATTGCTTGTTCATTCAGTTTTGATTCCTTTGGTTAAAAATTGCCCTGTGGATTTGTGGGAGGTATGGCTGGAAAAGCTCTTGCACCCATTATTTCTACACTCCCATCAGGCTCTTAGTTGCTCCTGGTCCAGTCTTCTACAAGAAGGTAGAGCAAAGGTTCCGGATGTCCATGCCATACTTGCTGGGACAGACTTAAAAGTGGAAGTAATGGAAGAAAAGCTACTAAGAGATCTTACTCGAGAGATTTGTTCACTCCTCTCTGCCATTGCTTTGCCACAGCTAAATACTGGCCTTCCATCCTTGGAGCACTCTGGGCAAATCAGCCGAGTCGATCTATCTTCACTCAAGTCTTTAGATTCTTTTGCATCGAGCTCTATGGTTAGGTATGTTTGACATTGTCTCTTGATAGTGTTTTTTTGGTCGAGGTAGTACTTGAACATTCTgagctttattttttttttcaataacttCTTGTTTTAAAATGGTGCTCCATTTGCAGTTTCATTTTGAAGCACCAAGGTCTTGCCCTTCCAGCACTGCAGATATGTTTAGAAGCTTTTACATGGACAGATGGTGATGCCATGACAAAAGTTTCTTCCTTTTGTGGTGCTTTGGTTGTTCTAGCTATATTCACAAATAGTGTGGAACTCCAACAGTTTGTTTGTAAGGATCTCTTTTCTGCAATTATCCAAGGTTTAGCCCTTGAATCAAATGCTTTCATCAGTGCTGATTTGGTTGGTCACTGCCGTGACATTTACATATATCTTTGTGATAGACATCCCGCTCCTAGGCAGGTTAGTTAAGATCTGTTGTACCTAATCAAATTTTTGGGTTACAAGTAGTTTATACTCTAATTGATATTTTTCTAAATTCAATGTGCTTGCCTCTTGTGTTTACCCAGATTTTGCTCTCACTTCCCTGCATCAAACAGCATGATTTGCTTGCTTTTGAAGAAGCTTTGACGAAGACAGCTAGTCCTAAAGagcaaaaacaatatatgaaaaGCCTGCTATTATTAGCTACCGGAAACAAGTTAAAAGCACTTGTTGCTCAGAAAACTGTAAATGTTATAACAAATGTATCAAGTAAGCACCTCTGACTTGACTGACAATTATGTGATGCACTCTGTTTTCTTTGACTATGACTTTACAAGCATGCTTTAATCTTAATTTCAGCAAAGCCTCGCAACACGGTCAACGTTGCAGAAACCAGAGTTGATGAGGGGGAAGTTATTGGACTGGCAGCCCTATCATGATGTAAATGTGTGATTTCTTGTACAAAAGTGAGATCAACTAAAAGACGGAAATCTGTATTGAGGAATATGACAAGGTAAAAAGCCCTTTTTGGGCCAGAGTTCTACAGTATTTTTACATCGGTTCTCTGACAATTTACATCTCATAGAAGATTTATCATTTAGAAGTTCCTTGACAATATTGTATCCTGCTTGTATTGCCATGGAAACTGGTTTTGAAACTGATACATTTCTTTGTATAGCGCttatcaaaagaaagaaaaagattgTTGCCAGATTAAACAAAGAAATGTTTAATCTAACATGTTTCAGCGCTTATCAGGATCCTAACATGTTTCAGTATATGAAAATCATTCAACATCTATTTTGGAAAATATTCGAGGAAGCACTGTTAGTCGACGAGTAGGTCGTTAACTTAAGTCATTcaacatttatttttgtttattgattttttctatttattagGAAGCGCGTTTAATAGTGAAAACCTCGTTGGCATGAATCATCCGACATTTATCTTTGTTTAATTTTCATTTGAGAAAGTGCTTTTAACGACAAATTAAATTGTACCCCAAGTCGAttcaacttgttttcattgGAGGAAGCACCTTTAGGTACAAATAACACTCGGTAGCACAAGTCATTCTACGTATTTTCCATTTTATGCAAATATAAAGATAACGGATATCGAGAAGTTGGTtatctttgaccaaaaaaaaaaaaaagagaagttgGTTATCTTGTGTAAAAATCGAGCAAAGGAGACTCATtacaaacaaatccaaaacataaTAAGGGGTTGTAGAAAGACATCTTCACTTCTATATATATTATGGATCCCTGCATGACTAGCTGGTATTTTGACTGGGGCTGGTGGCAATCTCTTGGcacggaattagtttaacctaCTACGTCTTCTCTACTCTATCATGGAATTATACGTGAGCCATACTAGTGATTATCAGAAAATTTCGATAGAGTAcaactactcttataatgtcatTATGTACTCCATGGCAAATAGGTGGCAGGCCCTCATTAGTTTGGCACCATCAATATCATCAACACCTCCTTGATCCCTTCAATAAAGAAACTAACAGTCCTAGTCATTGTTTTAGCCACTTTCTAGTTTCCACGTACAGCTTTGAATTGTAGCTGGAGAAGGAATGGTAAGTATATATTGAAAGTGTTggttcaaaaagaaaagaaagtgaaGGTGTTAAAGCTATAGGGATATATGCTCCGGTGTGGACTGTGGAAAACTAGCTAGTTTTTGTAATCTTAAAATGTAAGAATTGGACTTACAGTTTTGCTTCTAGGCTAAACAATTCTAGAGACTTGTATAAGTTTCCAGTACATTCATACAGCAAGCTGTATATATAGTCTTTGGTCATGTTACTAGTgtggtggttgtggttgtggtgAGGCTGCTGGTTTTGCAGAAGGTGCTTCTGGAAAGCTACTAACGACGACAATGAGACCTGGAGGACCTGGAGGGCCGCCTGGCCCTGGAGGTCCGCCTGGTTGGGGTCCTGGCCCTGGTGGTCCGCCTGGTTGGGGCCCTGCTCCGCCTGGTCCGTTTGCTCCGCCTGGTCCGCCTGGCCCCATTGGTCCGCTTGGACCTGGACTACCTGGTTTCTTTGGTGGCTTCTGTGATGCAATAGGTGCTTGGTATGCAACTATATTCACTATAAGTACTTTGCTTTTGTgcgtttttaattatgaattaaTTGTTTTTCCTTGATGGAAGATTTAATTGAATCTAGTTCATCTCCTTCTACTCAATTTCCCTCACAAGAGAtggaatagtttttttttttgtggtctgGAAGAGATGGGATAGTTACTATTGTAACTAGTTTCCTCTGGTCATTAAAATCACTGTTATACTCCTGTAGTGTACTGCTGGATCAGCTAGATTAGTAAGGTCTGCTCCTGTTATACTCCTGTAATATGACAATGCATGTGGTGTAATTTGAAAGAAATACCTATAGTATGATTCATATGTGGGCAAAGAAAAATTCATCAGGGAATCATTTTGAAGTACCCTTGTCTTTCATTCCTTGCTATTTTGAACTTCGtttgttttggtcattttcGCCAATGAGAACCTTGCTGCATGATTTGTATCACTAGTACTTAAAGAGTACTAGTTTATGTATTAATGTATATATCTTTAATCTTTTCCTTTCAGGTCTGCTAATCTGTGTCTCTCTAGTTGATTGGTTGATTATTTGTATTTGCTTCTATACTTTTTAAGAATTTCTGCATTTTGAGCAGTTATATATTATGGTTAGGAACTTAGGATATGATCATATGAAGCAAACATATCTGGACTGATCTGTTTTTTGTTGATCGGATTCTTTTGCAGTTTGAGT
This region includes:
- the LOC133722341 gene encoding protein HASTY 1 isoform X1 yields the protein MEASNNSSSNLAGSVAQAIAVSLDWSSTPDARKAAVAFLESIKTGDVRVLANTAFLLVKKDWSSEIRLHAFKMLQHLVRLRWEELNPTEHRNFANVTVDLMSEIANPNEEWALKSQTAALVAEIVRSEGVDLWQELLPTLVSLSAKGPIQAELVSMMLRWLPEDITVHNEDLEADRRRLLLRGLTLSLPEILPLLYNLLERHFGAAMSEAGKQQVDLAKQHASAVTATLNAVNAYSEWAPLPDLAKYGIIHGCGFLLSSPDFRLHACEFFKLVSPRKRHVDTSTPEFDSAMSTVFHILMNASKEFLYSSGVNAGVIDESNIEFAEYLCESMVSLGSTNLQCIVGDSTTLPLYLQQMLGFFQHHKLVLHFQSLHFWLALMRDLMSKPPKSKVAAHSSADGSDQADKEKQKILSFVNDDICSALLDVSFQRLLKREKILHGTSISLGSLELWSDDVDSKGTFGQYRSKLLELIKFVTSYKPVIAGAKVSERIDTIIKSLLLSPMPAQDLAVMESMQSALENVVSTIFDRSNEIGGGHSEVQLGLCRIFEGLLQQLLSLKWTEPVLVEVLGHYLDAMGPFLNYFPDAAGSVINKLFELLNSLPFAVKDPSTSSARYARLQICTSFIRVAKTADKSILPHMKGIADTMAYLQKEGRLLRGEHNLLGEAFLVMASAAGFQQQQEVLAWLLEPLSQQWVQIEWQNNYLSEPLGLVRLCMETPTMWSVFHCITFFEKALKRSGTRKTHLSSQNNSAASSTPLHPMASHLSWMLPPLPKLLRAIHSLWSPSVSQTLPGEMKAAMTMSDVEQYSLLGEGNPKLSKGTLTSGPGSLVTMSKEGYTEPNESDIRNWMKGIRDSGYNVLGLATTVGDTFYKCLDSHSVALALVENIQSMEFRHIRLLVHSVLIPLVKNCPVDLWEVWLEKLLHPLFLHSHQALSCSWSSLLQEGRAKVPDVHAILAGTDLKVEVMEEKLLRDLTREICSLLSAIALPQLNTGLPSLEHSGQISRVDLSSLKSLDSFASSSMVSFILKHQGLALPALQICLEAFTWTDGDAMTKVSSFCGALVVLAIFTNSVELQQFVCKDLFSAIIQGLALESNAFISADLVGHCRDIYIYLCDRHPAPRQILLSLPCIKQHDLLAFEEALTKTASPKEQKQYMKSLLLLATGNKLKALVAQKTVNVITNVSTKPRNTVNVAETRVDEGEVIGLAALS
- the LOC133722341 gene encoding protein HASTY 1 isoform X2, whose product is MEASNNSSSNLAGSVAQAIAVSLDWSSTPDARKAAVAFLESIKTGDVRVLANTAFLLVKKDWSSEIRLHAFKMLQHLVRLRWEELNPTEHRNFANVTVDLMSEIANPNEEWALKSQTAALVAEIVRSEGVDLWQELLPTLVSLSAKGPIQAELVSMMLRWLPEDITVHNEDLEADRRRLLLRGLTLSLPEILPLLYNLLERHFGAAMSEAGKQQVDLAKQHASAVTATLNAVNAYSEWAPLPDLAKYGIIHGCGFLLSSPDFRLHACEFFKLVSPRKRHVDTSTPEFDSAMSTVFHILMNASKEFLYSSGVNAGVIDESNIEFAEYLCESMVSLGSTNLQCIVGDSTTLPLYLQQMLGFFQHHKLVLHFQSLHFWLALMRDLMSKPPKSKVAAHSSADGSDQADKEKQKILSFVNDDICSALLDVSFQRLLKREKILHGTSISLGSLELWSDDVDSKGTFGQYRSKLPVIAGAKVSERIDTIIKSLLLSPMPAQDLAVMESMQSALENVVSTIFDRSNEIGGGHSEVQLGLCRIFEGLLQQLLSLKWTEPVLVEVLGHYLDAMGPFLNYFPDAAGSVINKLFELLNSLPFAVKDPSTSSARYARLQICTSFIRVAKTADKSILPHMKGIADTMAYLQKEGRLLRGEHNLLGEAFLVMASAAGFQQQQEVLAWLLEPLSQQWVQIEWQNNYLSEPLGLVRLCMETPTMWSVFHCITFFEKALKRSGTRKTHLSSQNNSAASSTPLHPMASHLSWMLPPLPKLLRAIHSLWSPSVSQTLPGEMKAAMTMSDVEQYSLLGEGNPKLSKGTLTSGPGSLVTMSKEGYTEPNESDIRNWMKGIRDSGYNVLGLATTVGDTFYKCLDSHSVALALVENIQSMEFRHIRLLVHSVLIPLVKNCPVDLWEVWLEKLLHPLFLHSHQALSCSWSSLLQEGRAKVPDVHAILAGTDLKVEVMEEKLLRDLTREICSLLSAIALPQLNTGLPSLEHSGQISRVDLSSLKSLDSFASSSMVSFILKHQGLALPALQICLEAFTWTDGDAMTKVSSFCGALVVLAIFTNSVELQQFVCKDLFSAIIQGLALESNAFISADLVGHCRDIYIYLCDRHPAPRQILLSLPCIKQHDLLAFEEALTKTASPKEQKQYMKSLLLLATGNKLKALVAQKTVNVITNVSTKPRNTVNVAETRVDEGEVIGLAALS
- the LOC133722341 gene encoding protein HASTY 1 isoform X3: MMLRWLPEDITVHNEDLEADRRRLLLRGLTLSLPEILPLLYNLLERHFGAAMSEAGKQQVDLAKQHASAVTATLNAVNAYSEWAPLPDLAKYGIIHGCGFLLSSPDFRLHACEFFKLVSPRKRHVDTSTPEFDSAMSTVFHILMNASKEFLYSSGVNAGVIDESNIEFAEYLCESMVSLGSTNLQCIVGDSTTLPLYLQQMLGFFQHHKLVLHFQSLHFWLALMRDLMSKPPKSKVAAHSSADGSDQADKEKQKILSFVNDDICSALLDVSFQRLLKREKILHGTSISLGSLELWSDDVDSKGTFGQYRSKLLELIKFVTSYKPVIAGAKVSERIDTIIKSLLLSPMPAQDLAVMESMQSALENVVSTIFDRSNEIGGGHSEVQLGLCRIFEGLLQQLLSLKWTEPVLVEVLGHYLDAMGPFLNYFPDAAGSVINKLFELLNSLPFAVKDPSTSSARYARLQICTSFIRVAKTADKSILPHMKGIADTMAYLQKEGRLLRGEHNLLGEAFLVMASAAGFQQQQEVLAWLLEPLSQQWVQIEWQNNYLSEPLGLVRLCMETPTMWSVFHCITFFEKALKRSGTRKTHLSSQNNSAASSTPLHPMASHLSWMLPPLPKLLRAIHSLWSPSVSQTLPGEMKAAMTMSDVEQYSLLGEGNPKLSKGTLTSGPGSLVTMSKEGYTEPNESDIRNWMKGIRDSGYNVLGLATTVGDTFYKCLDSHSVALALVENIQSMEFRHIRLLVHSVLIPLVKNCPVDLWEVWLEKLLHPLFLHSHQALSCSWSSLLQEGRAKVPDVHAILAGTDLKVEVMEEKLLRDLTREICSLLSAIALPQLNTGLPSLEHSGQISRVDLSSLKSLDSFASSSMVSFILKHQGLALPALQICLEAFTWTDGDAMTKVSSFCGALVVLAIFTNSVELQQFVCKDLFSAIIQGLALESNAFISADLVGHCRDIYIYLCDRHPAPRQILLSLPCIKQHDLLAFEEALTKTASPKEQKQYMKSLLLLATGNKLKALVAQKTVNVITNVSTKPRNTVNVAETRVDEGEVIGLAALS
- the LOC133721275 gene encoding uncharacterized protein LOC133721275; this translates as MRPGGPGGPPGPGGPPGWGPGPGGPPGWGPAPPGPFAPPGPPGPIGPLGPGLPGFFGGFCDAIGACLSFFCCCWLLGDCFGGPGGPPGPPLGPPGPPRP